The Drosophila subobscura isolate 14011-0131.10 chromosome A, UCBerk_Dsub_1.0, whole genome shotgun sequence genome includes the window CTTACTTTATTCATAAGTATACGAAATATCCCCAAAATATTTacgcaaattgtttgccctCTCAGGCGGCTGTgctttttcacacacacagagagagggaacagTTCAGACAGAAACTCAAACACGAATCCGCACCCGAACTAGTAGCAGTAACTAAATATACGCACAAATATTGATTTCCAAATTTTTTAAGCAGTAAATTGAAAGTTTGAAAACGTTTTCAATGGATTTGACGATTAGCAAATTGCATCTGGGGCTCCTTGTGGGCGCACCCGTGGCCTTTGGCATTGGCAAGTATTTGGCCAAGATGGTAACCGTTCCGCAGGCCAAGAcaggagaagagcagcaggagcagctggagggcATGGTGATGGCGGAGGTGTCTGACACTACCATGCAGCATCGTCGCGTGGCCGCGGCAATCGACGAATGTGGCGTGACCATGAGCACGGAGATCAGCAATCATCGCAAGGGCATGTCCGTGTTGCACCAGAGCCGCGCCATGGGGCATGAGGTGCTCAAGAATTGGCCAGCGGTCAAGGAGGACTGCGCCAAGGCCCTGGAGTTCGACTGCCGCAACGACACGGCCTACCTGAGTCGGGCACGTGCAAACGAGGCCACCGGGGACCTGCAGGAGTGCCTGAACGATCTGGCGGCTGCCCGCATCCTGCTCCACATCTCACACATCTCCGAAGATAGCCCTGAGTACGCGTCCATCGAGTCATTCCTGCAGCGCATCCTCCAGCAGAGCGCAGAGGCCGATGCCAAGGAGATAATGCGCCAACGGGGTCCCCGCCTGCCCTCCAAGGTGCACATCAACTCGTACATGAGCGCCTTCATCGCCGATCCCCTGCAGGCGATGAGCTTCGATCGTTGTGAGGATCTGCAGGGGCTCCCCCGCGCCCACTGGGCCTTCCGCGAGGAGCGCTTCGAGGACGTCGTTCCCGCCTGCACCGAGGAGATCGACTCCACCGAGCACTGGGCCAGGCACCAGCCGGAGGCACGTCTGCTGCGCGGCACCTTCCATCTACTGTGCGGCTGCTTCGCGGAGTGCCAGCAAGACTTTGAGGCTCTGATCGGCGATGCTGAGGCGGATGCCACGCTGCGCGCCTACGCCCTCATTCGCAGTGCCGCCCTTCGcttccagctgcagcaacaggaCGAGGCCATGGACGCCTTCGAGCAGGCGGCACGGCTGGTGTGCGACAATCCCGACCTGCACCACCAGCGCGCCCTGATCCACAGCAAGCTCCAGGACTTCGAGTCGGCCCTGATAGACTTCGAAATGGCCGCGTGGCTGGCTCCAGGCCACGTCAGCTCCCTGGCCCTCAAACACTTCACCGAGTACAAGCTGGCGAAGCTCCAAGACGACCAGCCCGGCATGGAGGCTGCACTCCGCGGGCTGGACGAAGTGTCGGCAGCGGACCCCAGCACCATCGATGGCCACATGCTGAAGGGCAGCATCATGTCCGAGCGCAAAGACTTCGCCGAGGCGCTGACCTGCTTCGAGAAGGCCGCCCAGCTGGCGCCCTGGAACCccgtgctgctggccaaccgCGCCATCTTGGAGCTGAAACAGCACGACGACGCCGAGCTGGTCATCCCGCTCCTGTACGAGGCCATCGAGCTGGATCCCCGCTGCGCCACGCCCTACGGCCCGCTGGCCACCCTCGAGATGAAGCGGCACAATCCCGACAAGGCCGTGGAGCTGCTCAACCAGTCCTGCCTCTACGGCGACTCCCTCCAGGAGGTTCTGCACGCCTGCACCGTGCGCAATGGCATTCTGGCGTGCACCGTTGCCAATAAGAATTTGGGCATCgaccagcagcggcacccAGGCCCCGGGGCCATAGTC containing:
- the LOC117903058 gene encoding protein TOM71-like, with product MRQRGPRLPSKVHINSYMSAFIADPLQAMSFDRCEDLQGLPRAHWAFREERFEDVVPACTEEIDSTEHWARHQPEARLLRGTFHLLCGCFAECQQDFEALIGDAEADATLRAYALIRSAALRFQLQQQDEAMDAFEQAARLVCDNPDLHHQRALIHSKLQDFESALIDFEMAAWLAPGHVSSLALKHFTEYKLAKLQDDQPGMEAALRGLDEVSAADPSTIDGHMLKGSIMSERKDFAEALTCFEKAAQLAPWNPVLLANRAILELKQHDDAELVIPLLYEAIELDPRCATPYGPLATLEMKRHNPDKAVELLNQSCLYGDSLQEVLHACTVRNGILACTVANKNLGIDQQRHPGPGAIV